From Salmo salar chromosome ssa09, Ssal_v3.1, whole genome shotgun sequence:
CAAACGAACATGCCCGTTATTCACGTTATTCTGTCACCTGACAGAAGGGGAGGGATTTGTCTCGCTTGTTTACAAAACCACAGATAGAACAAAGCTAGGAGATAGAACAGTGAGTGGTTTAGTTATAAATATAGCCATATATTTAGGGAGCTAGGCAAACTTTTAGAATTTTGAATATTGTTCTaatttatacattctgttacatcgcattgtttaaatattccccatgtaatggtaatggggagctaacatggctgccatagaatgttgtagtgtcatgtaactGCGTCATAATGCTCATTCTAGACATTCAGTTTTATAGACAAATGTTTTCTTCCCCATGTACTGTTAATGTGGAGCTAACGCCACGCCCATGTGTTattcggaactaggaaactccgAAATGTCCAACTTTTTAACGGGTAGTAGTTATACACGTGCTGCGTTCAACAAATCAGCAAGTCGGAAATGTCGCGGCATaacatagaatgttgaagtgtcgtTAATACGTCATAATGCAGAAACCGCATTGGCCCAACTGTCTATTGGTGCATTCATGACAACTGGGACCTCTGAAAAAAACGGGGTCAAATCATGTCAGTGATCTTCTGGTCAGAAAGTTAGAGGTCTACAGAAATGCCAGAGTTTTCGACATGAAACTCCCACTTAATTGGGAATTAGATACTTATGCATACATTTCAGAGTTTTCTAAATCCGAGTACCACGTGAATGCTGAATCGTCTTtgcatctgtgacagcatgggaagCGCCAATGAGTAGTAACATGTATTCTGtacgattggctgatccctcctgatgacccgaTTGGACATGACTCCAGCAGGGTCACCAGGAGAGATTAGCCAATGAAGTTGGATGTCTCGCCctgttgactacattaaaatggtggaagaaccaatggcgctgcccatgctgatAACTGCACTTCGTCCGCAAGAGggctctatcattctctatggttaAAAATATTTTTCCCAGTATGAGCTCGTTTTTTTAAATCGagctcccagttgtcttgaacacactgaagaCGGACATTTCCGAGTTCAAAATTGTTAGAAACGCGGCGCTAACACATGTTGTGCTTATAAATTTCGTTGACAAAAACCAAATGGTGCCGCGTTCAAATAAAACGGGGAACTCGGAAATCTGTCACTTccaacttcagtgcgttcaagacaactagaAACTCTCGAAAAAAACGAGCACCAACTGAGAAAATCATTTTGAATGTTCATCCAAGTCGGAAACTCCGGCATCTTTCTAGTACTCCGACTTTCTGACTTGAATATCACTGACGTCGTGATTTGTCCCAAAGTTCCTAGTGAATGCGCCATTACGGTTGATTGCCACAAAGAGGCACCCAAGACCATCATGGTGGATCACTAGGCCTACTGATCAATGTAGTTCAGTAATTTCGTCATCCATTCTCGGTATtgttaaaaacatgttttgtgGCAATTCTCACACAACAATTCTTAACCTTTTTGTTCCCAGGTCAGGTTAGTTCATTTTCTGTTGACAAATCCTCATCGAAATGTGGTATCACGCAGTGGACATTCAgcaacaaacaaaacaaatagaGGGTAGCTATATTTTAATAAAGGTAACATAATTATTGTGAAATTAGATATGGCAATTTTATATACCATGTACCACATCAGATTTCCCCATTTCATCAACTGACTACTTCATTTAATATATTTTCATAGCCCTAATTGACAAAGTTCCATAATTGCATAACAGACCGATGAAAGACTGATAACACAAAGGTAAACAAAATGTTTCCATTACAGCACCCTTGAAAGAGACAGTAAAACAGAGTAAAGATATGTTGTGCCGTACTGTCCAGATCCGACTAAATTTTGCCCCATTTGACTCTCATCAGTACGATCAAGTGGAATATGTTGAAAACCACACAAGGCAACAAGGTAACTCAAGGGGCAGACAAACATTTAGGCATAAGtgactcagcgatatgacgtagGTGCACAAAGTAAACGCCATAGTGGGATGATTTCCACAAAACTACGAGCATTGACTCGCGAGGCTAAACTTCTCAGCTGTTTTGGTCCCGTAGCTACCACTCTAACAGTGTGACCCGAACACGTGCACATGCACAGATACTGTGCGAGTCTTGCATCTCGCAATATCTTTGGTGCTGCTCATGGCAATGTCATTTTGCTGAGACTAAATTTAACCTCTACTTAGCAATCTACTCAGCTTCAAAGTTCATGTTGTAGCCAtattgtgctggggaaaatatttgatcaaatcaaaatcaTGAAGAGCAAAGTTGGAACAAAACTACAATATGCCAAGGTTTCCCATAGCAGAGTAATGGCACTAATGATGCAACAGAGACAAGGCACAATTAGAAAAGTAATCACAAGGGCAATTTGATGCACATCGCACCAGGCCACCAGCAGATTCCTATGCATATCTTTAGAATTGACTGAGAAGAAAACAGTATTGAGTGATCAGGGGACAATGCAGACATCCAGGATGCAGAACTTGGCCCTACAAGTGGGGCAAGGCACTCTGTTGCCCAACCAGGTCTCAGGTTTCTGCTGGTCCTGGCGGCTGGCAAACCATTTGCCCATACAGGTGAGACACCACATGGGTCTACAGTAGCACTGCTGGCActctccttcaccctcctccTGGCATAGCCGTAACAGTTTGGTGTTGGCGGGGACCTGCATGCAACCAATGCAGGACTCCAGCTCCTAAGAACAGAGGCAGAGAAATATTGGGCATGATATTTCTAGTTTCTACTACACTGAGCAGAACACATTTTTTCATGACCATTTATCAAGCATGTTGGGAGAATtcatttaaaggtagactcagcaaaaTGATGTTGTCACGAGCAACACCGGAGATTGAGGTGAGCGCTTTGCGCTCACACAGTCAAAGGGGGATACCAAATCAGTTGTACaacaatgccttcaactgaaatgtgtcttccacatttaacccaacccctctgaatcagagaggtgcagagggctgccttaatcgacatccacgtcttcggcacccaaggaacagtgggataactgccttgctcaggagcagaacaacagatatttaccttgtcagctcggggataagATCAACCAACCTTTCGggaactggcccaacgctctaaccactaggctaccacacACAGTATGTGCACAGGTTCACTTCACGCTGTGTCGTTTAGTTTCTGcatcatatcgctgagtctacctttaatgtTGAATACATTAAATGGTTCACCCATAGACAATATAACATGGGTGCACCTGTCCGCTTGTCAGCTGGTAGACTTGGTTCATTTCCACCTGGGATTTGAATGTTTCCAAGAAGAGGTCACTCATAGTCTGGTGAATGACCACGTTGGCAGCGTTCCTGATTGGTGCATGCAGCTTCTCTCGCAGTTCTGCATATTCTGTTGAATTGAGCCTACACAGGTGCATAATTCAGAACAGAGTATTTCACATACATAGTACAACAGCATTATGcatcagaaaaaaaatatttgcatTAAACAGGTGTTACGATGTGAAAGAAATATGGTAGTTCTATTTAAGGTTTTGAAAGGGGTTGGCGTTTACGGTTTACTTCTCAAATGAGCTGACAGGACAACAGCAAGCTTAGCCTATAACTTAACCTATAGCACGTGTTAGCTACTGTACCTTATGTCAAAGGGCTTGACGCTGGGGTTGATGCTAGCGACCCGGAGTGTCAGGATCTGAACAGGAGTAGCTGAGTCAGGGGAGAGCTGGTGTTGCCTTGAGTCTGTGACTGTCAAGTGAGTGTCTTGCTGCAGTGCAATATGTACATAATAGGTAGTGACCTTCATGATCCAGGTGTCAGTGATGAGAACCCTTGCACCAGGAGCACCCGTTGCAAACTTGTCAATGCGGCGAAATTCTGTGTTGACAGAGGAGGCAACTGCCCCCCAGCCGGACTGGGGCAATGCATGGGCTTTAAGGTTCTTTGATATTGGATGATTTCCCCATTTGTGCCGAGACCAGTAGATGACGAGCACCCAGCTAAAGAGCTGAAGAGCCAGTGACAATGTAAAGAAAGCCCTCCAGCCATCACTTATTAAGTGAACATAGGCCAGATACTTTTCTGGAGCAGCTATGCACATTCCCATGTAGTAACCTGTTGGATACGGAACAGAAAGTTTGCTCAAATGTCAATAGAATTGATGTTTGAATGATGtcgctagctactagctaggcaGACTTATCACAGATAAAATTGAGACGAGCTAAACTAtagtaaaaaaacaacaattaaaTCAGTTAGTATGAATGATCACTTGACAGGACAGTGATTAATGTGGGTATTGCATGTCATTAGCTATTTTTCACTAGGCCCCTGACAGCTAGTTAGCTGCTAGCTAAGTGACTTACCAAGTGGCAAAGTTGAATGAACTAGTAAAGTGACGCTCGTTCTCCTCACATGATATTGAATGAAACCAATATCTTCACTTCCGAGCCATCCTGAAAACAGATTTTGCACGGTGAAACCAGCTGATCGAAATTCATTTGGTGTAAATACAAAGCAAAACGCTAATACTATGTAGGCTAAAGAAAACGTTACTTCTGGCCGATCCATGTTACCAATGTATTTATATCTAGTGAAGCTAACAGTCTAGCTAATTTTATTAACACATTAGGTAGCTAGAACTGAATAGGAAGAAACCAGACCAAAAAATGACAACATCCTGTGCCACGACTTTCGCTATCCCCTgaattttcaaaataaaagtcaggTGCTGCAGTCCAAACAAGTTATTTCTACCCTTTCATTTAGGGGAATCCCCGTCGAAACCGGATGCAGTTTGATTTCCATCTTAAGTGAAGGTCCAATTCACTAACTTTGCCCCCACGGCCCTCGATTTAGCTCAAGGGAGCGAGTGACGAAGTTAGACCACTTGTGGTTGATATGACCCACAATTTAATGCAAACTGTAGTTGAGCGTCATACTTCGGTGGCCGCGAAGTGGCATTTAATCAACCTAGCTAGCTTTTAGGAATACTAAAATGTATTGGAATAAATGACCAAACTAAAAAACTAGCTAGCCTGCTATGGGTAACTGTAGCTAGCTGCCTGACACGGGTGCTAGCTACATTCATAGTTTTAAGTTGGTTGTTTTTAAGCTCAACTTCCAAGATTTCCACCAAGAACCTTGCCTCTCTGATCACCACTCTCCCTTACTTTAAGGGCTCCctagtggcacagtggtctaaggcactgcgtctcagagCAAGAGGCGTCGCTGCAGTCCttagtttgaatccaggctgcatcacatccggctgtgattgggagtatcATAGGGCGGCGGCCAATTGGCCCAACCtttagccggggtaggctgttcttgtaaataagaatttgttcttaactgacttgcctagctaaataaaggttacttttttttttttaattgcttCGGCAAGGGACATTTAAGGTACACTCGGACGTGACGATGTAAAACGTTATTCAAAGGCTGAGGGTTTAGCGCTGACAACCATGAGTTTGGACGGCAGCCTGGGTTCTTCTGTACATTTTATGGCACACTACAAACCAAAAAGGTGTACTGGGTTGAAAAAACCATGGTAAAATAAAACCCAAGTGTGATAGGGAAAAGTAACTTAATCAACcccaaataaaacaaaaaaacacattgacaaaacaaaaaccccaaactCCCATTTCTTCCTTCCTTCAAATCTCCATATCTTCCTTCTCAGGCTCTatgacctgagagggtggtacggcttgtGACAACACTCCATGCAACTCCTCCGCCGAGAAGTCTTTCAGAGCCAGGAACCGTTCCGCCGCATCCACAATATCTATTTTCCTGGACTTTCTCTCCACCTTGGCAGTGCCATTAATCACCATAGCTATAAATACCACAAAGTCCACCTGCTTAACCTTGAACATATCTGGGTCCTGCTGTTGAAGGGCAACCCCTGCAGCCTTCAGTGAAGGCCTATCCACCACCATGGACTCTTCAGGAGAACCATTTGAACCCTCAACCCTTTTAACAGGCACTGCATATGAAACGCTCTGAACAGCCCTGACTTTGGACACCTCATTCTCTTTCACCCTTGTTGGGCATTCCAAAGACATGGCTTCATGGttcccaccacaattgcaacatgTCACATTTTCATCACTTTTAAAACACATTTGATCTTTTCCACAACTTGAACATCTCGGCTTCTCCATTCTGCAAACACTTGAAACATATCCAaaagctttacaatgatggtcttGGAACAGATGTTCTGGCTTGGTAGTTTATATATCCCAAATGCACTTGAGTAGTGAGAGACTCCATATTAAAAAACAAAAGAACAGATAGTCTACACTTTTTCTTCATTCACCACACGATTCATCCGACAAGCATCATTTACTCCAGGAATATTTTTCATGACTGCAAGATATTACCCACTTGAGGGATGCCCTGTTCCGAAGAGGCACACAGGACACATCAAACTTCTCAAATCGGGTGAGAGGCAACACTCTGATGTTGAGGTAACGCTCCCTCTGATCCTCAGAAGAACAAAACATCTAAACAAGCCCGCCTCTCGTGATCCTCACAGCCTTCACTTTACCCAGCACTCTCTCCACCAGTTTGGATATATCAAATGGATTCTTTAAAATTGGTAATCCAATCAGCTGCTTTTTGAATAGTTTGTTCTCAAGTAAATTTCCCAACCACGTGAGCCTTATCAGGTTATTTTGTTGAGTCTAGTCAACCTATCACTGCAGCTGTAgcattataaattagcaaaaccaAACCAAGAACCAATCTGCGTTCATAAACGTTATGGTGAATAAATATTGTAGTGACCCTTCTGGGGTAGGGTGAGCAGACCACGGGCCAGAGTAGGTCACTCCCGCACTAAGGCCAACTTTGAGTGGTTAATAACCCCGTAAACGCCACAATATATTCTTTCAGTATGTAAAAtgaaaaataatgtatttttaaaaAGGTAATCTCATGGTCAAAAAAGTGAGACAGAATAGTCTACTTTAAGTTTATTACAACCTGTCTGCCAAGTGATCTTGACCTTTATGACACTTTGTAATGCTGGTTCAAGATCCACTCCTGTTCAACAATAGTCCAATAAAAGATAATCCAGTGTAATGTGACAAAGTAACAGTTAATATAGTATTTGTTGGAAAGAGGAAAAGAAATTAACAAAACAGATGTGCCTCCAAATGAGTATGATGAAAACTATATTTTAACAGTACGATCCTTACAAAAAAACGATGAATTACCTCACCAGAGCAGCACAGCAACAGTGCCAGCTGGAAATATTTACTCGAGACCTGGTGGCGGCCTGGCGTCAGCCAGGGCAGAGTACATGCCAGAGGAATTTAATATCAGGAGGAAGCAGCAGCAGGTCGCTCAGCGGCTGGCACTCTGCCCAGGAACAACTGGAGGCCTTTGTGttaaaaagaaaataaagaaGAGCCCAAGCCTGTTTAGATCTCTTTGCTCCCGAAAATGTTTAGAACATTAAAGCCTGTCTATATATAAGGTCACTGCCTACATTTTTTATGTATTAAACAGATATCTTGGATTACATGAAAGGCTGTATTTGTTCAAAATCTTTTTTGGACTTCTTTGTGTGTACCAACCAACTGATCTATTTCGTAATACCTTCAAATATGAAATTCACATTTCAGGCAGAAAGGGGCCTACATGAGAGAgacttccggacaagctaaaaaccttcttcgcccgctttgaggacaacacagagacACCGACGCAGCCCGCAACCAAGGACTGTggactctccttctctgtggccgatgtgagtaagacatttaagcgtgttaaccatcgcaaggctgccagcccagacggcatccctagccacatactcaaagcatgtgctgaccagctggctgaagtgtttatggacatattcaatctcaccctatcccagtctgctgtccccacttgcttcaagatgtccaccattgttcctgtacccaagaaacaaaggtaactgaactaaatgactagcgccccctagcactcacttctgtcatcatgaaatgctttgagagactagttaaggatcatatcacctctaccttacctgacacactagacccacttcaatttgcttaccgccccaatagatccacagacgatgcaatcaccatcgcactgcacactgccctaacccatctgacaagaggaatacctatgtaagaatgctgttcattgactatagctcagcattcaacaccatagtaccatccAACTCATCaataagcttggggccctgggtctgaaccctgccctgtgcaactggctcctggacttcttgaagggcctcccccaggtggtgaaggtaggaaacaacacccccacttcgctgatcctcaacacagggaccccacaagggtgcgtgctcagccccttcctgtactccctattcacccatgacaatagtaggcctgattaccaacaatgacgagacagcctacaaggaggaggtgagggccctgggagtatggtgtcaggaaaataacctctcactcaatgtcgacaaaacaaaggagctgatcgtggacttcaggaaacagcagagggagcatgcgCCTATCCACAtagacgggaccgcagtggagcagGTGGTAATCTTCAAGTtactcggcgtacacatcactgacgatctgaaatggtccacccacacagacagtgtggtgaagaaggcgcaacagcgcctcttcaatatCAGGAGGCTcaagaaatgtggcttggcaccttaaaccctgacaaacttttacagatgcataattgagagcatcctgtcgggctgtatcaccgcctggtacgccaACTGCACGCTCTCCAGAGAGTGATGCGGTCTGCCcaactacagcacccgatgtcacaggaaggccaaaaagataatcaaggacaacaaccacccgagccactgcctgttcaccccgctatcatccagaaggcgaggtcagtacaggtgcatcaaagctggaaccgagagactgaaaaacagcttctatctcaaagccatgttaaatagccatcactaggttGCTTCCACTCAGTTAcataaccctgcaccttagaggctgctgccctatttacatagacttgaaatcactggccactttaataatggaatactagtcactttgataatgtttacatatttttgctttactcatctcatatcatcctaatatttatatattccttaattccattcttttacttttaggtttgtgtgtattgtgtgtattgttgtgaattgttagatattactgcactgttgtagctagaaacacaagcattttgctacacccgcaataacatctgctaaacatgtgtatgtgaccaataaaatttgatttgatttgtttgtgTTCTTCTGCAGTAGGTGGCAGCATTGTACTAACTTCTTCCATAGTACTTAAAGTAAaggttcacccattttgaatgttccattgtttttgtgcatctctgagcgtTGTTCTACCTATTccctgggtcatttcatgttttcatgtgtatctgagctatTGCCGTTCAAGCAGGCAAAAATTTGGTGGGtataacatacactacatgaccaaaagtatgtggacacatgttcatcgaacatctcattacaaatcatgggcattaatatggagtttttattttattttatttatttcacctgtatttaaccaggtgggccagttgagaacaagttctcatttacaactgcgacctggccaagataaagcaaagcagtgcgacaaaaacaacaacacagttacacaaacaaacgtacagttaataacacaatagaaaattatatgtacagtgtgtgcaaatgtagaagagtagggaggtaggcaataaataggccatagaggcgaaataattacaatttagtattaacactggagtgatagatgtgcagatgatgatgtgcatgtagagatactggggtgcaaaagagcaagaggataaataatatggggatgaggtagttgggtgtgctatttacagaatggctgtgtacaggtacagtgagctgctctgacagctgatgcttaaagttagagagggagatataagactccaacttcagtgatttttgcaattcattccagtcattggcagcagagaactggaaggaaaggcggccaaaggaagt
This genomic window contains:
- the tmem129 gene encoding E3 ubiquitin-protein ligase TM129, translating into MDRPEVTFSLAYIVLAFCFVFTPNEFRSAGFTVQNLFSGWLGSEDIGFIQYHVRRTSVTLLVHSTLPLGYYMGMCIAAPEKYLAYVHLISDGWRAFFTLSLALQLFSWVLVIYWSRHKWGNHPISKNLKAHALPQSGWGAVASSVNTEFRRIDKFATGAPGARVLITDTWIMKVTTYYVHIALQQDTHLTVTDSRQHQLSPDSATPVQILTLRVASINPSVKPFDIRLNSTEYAELREKLHAPIRNAANVVIHQTMSDLFLETFKSQVEMNQVYQLTSGQELESCIGCMQVPANTKLLRLCQEEGEGECQQCYCRPMWCLTCMGKWFASRQDQQKPETWLGNRVPCPTCRAKFCILDVCIVP